A region from the Variovorax sp. RKNM96 genome encodes:
- a CDS encoding secretin and TonB N-terminal domain-containing protein: MTRTSASGGALTLSWCLVVALMMAARMAAAQAVADGEPVRFDLPAQPLEISLSVFGRITGHSVLVVSSLTAGREAAAVQGDFVPREALQRMLAGSGLAARYIGADAFTLVPVPSVPSARERADERVPKAGAAAAQVGYAAVLQASITRVLCIAQPDAFGRYRLALQIWIDAAGLVNEARLIEGSGLAQRDALVLATLGSLQMDAPPPPGMAQPVTILLTPRADPARDCRPWRGAQAG; this comes from the coding sequence ATGACACGTACTTCCGCATCGGGCGGTGCCTTGACACTGTCCTGGTGTCTCGTCGTGGCGTTGATGATGGCCGCGCGCATGGCCGCTGCACAGGCCGTTGCCGATGGCGAACCCGTTCGATTCGACCTGCCGGCCCAGCCGCTGGAGATTTCGCTCTCCGTCTTCGGCCGCATCACCGGGCACTCGGTGCTGGTGGTCAGCAGCCTCACGGCCGGACGCGAAGCGGCCGCCGTCCAGGGCGACTTCGTGCCGCGCGAAGCGCTGCAGCGCATGCTCGCGGGCAGCGGCCTCGCGGCCCGCTACATCGGCGCCGATGCCTTCACGCTCGTGCCCGTTCCTTCAGTGCCGTCCGCGCGCGAGAGGGCCGACGAGCGCGTGCCAAAGGCGGGTGCCGCCGCTGCCCAGGTTGGATATGCCGCCGTGTTGCAGGCATCGATCACGCGCGTGCTCTGCATCGCGCAGCCCGATGCCTTCGGCCGCTACCGCCTCGCCCTGCAGATCTGGATCGATGCCGCCGGGCTCGTGAACGAGGCGCGCCTGATCGAAGGCAGCGGCCTCGCCCAGCGCGATGCGCTCGTGCTCGCCACCCTGGGTTCGCTGCAGATGGACGCGCCGCCCCCGCCAGGCATGGCGCAGCCCGTGACCATTCTCCTGACACCGCGTGCCGACCCCGCGCGAGACTGCCGGCCCTGGCGTGGCGCGCAGGCCGGCTGA
- a CDS encoding IclR family transcriptional regulator C-terminal domain-containing protein, with amino-acid sequence MTIAKADFIEGIAKGMAVLESFDTERQRLNATLAAERAGLTRAAARRHLLTLAHLGYLETDGSYFWMAPKVLRFSGSYLASSRLPRALQPTLNRLAAQTGESFSAVVLDGEEVVIVARSGSYGTPTRVLAYGLHLGARLPAHATSTGRVLLAAMASTQLTQWLKGRHLARLTPQTITQARGLRQLIARTRKDDYCFASEEHELGVQALAVPLRDMQGHTVAALNVVLSGTRYQEEALQREMLPLLFEAAREVRSLL; translated from the coding sequence ATGACCATCGCCAAGGCCGATTTCATCGAGGGCATTGCCAAGGGGATGGCGGTGCTCGAAAGCTTCGACACCGAGCGCCAGCGCCTCAATGCCACGCTGGCCGCCGAACGCGCCGGCCTCACGCGCGCCGCCGCCCGTCGCCATCTGCTCACGCTCGCCCACCTGGGCTACCTGGAGACCGACGGCAGCTATTTCTGGATGGCGCCCAAGGTGCTGCGCTTCTCGGGGAGCTACCTTGCCTCGTCGCGCCTGCCGCGCGCGCTGCAGCCCACGCTCAACCGCCTCGCGGCGCAGACCGGCGAATCGTTCTCCGCCGTGGTGCTCGACGGCGAAGAGGTGGTCATCGTCGCGCGCAGTGGCAGCTACGGCACCCCGACGCGCGTGCTGGCCTACGGCCTTCACCTGGGCGCGCGGCTGCCGGCGCATGCGACGTCCACCGGCCGCGTGCTGCTCGCGGCCATGGCCTCTACCCAGCTCACGCAATGGCTCAAGGGCCGGCACCTCGCGCGACTGACACCACAGACCATCACGCAGGCACGGGGCCTGCGCCAGCTGATTGCCCGCACGCGCAAGGACGACTATTGTTTTGCCAGCGAGGAGCACGAGCTCGGCGTGCAGGCGCTCGCGGTGCCGCTGCGCGACATGCAGGGCCACACGGTGGCCGCGCTCAACGTGGTGCTGTCGGGCACGCGCTACCAGGAAGAAGCGCTGCAGCGCGAGATGCTGCCGCTGCTGTTCGAGGCCGCGCGCGAGGTCCGCTCGCTGCTCTGA
- a CDS encoding VOC family protein: MYDHIGLKVKDLAASRRFYEAALAPLGHVLGSHDDSYAGIGPADAPALWLYAEKGAKGPGTHLAFRAPDHQAVSAFHKAGLKAGGTDNGGAGPRADYSPTYYAAFLIDPDGNNVEAVCP; encoded by the coding sequence ATGTACGACCACATCGGACTGAAAGTCAAAGACCTCGCCGCGAGCCGGCGCTTCTACGAAGCCGCACTCGCACCGCTCGGCCATGTGCTGGGCAGTCACGACGACAGCTACGCGGGCATCGGCCCGGCCGACGCGCCGGCCCTGTGGCTCTATGCGGAGAAAGGCGCGAAGGGCCCGGGCACGCACCTCGCGTTCCGCGCACCCGATCACCAGGCCGTCTCGGCCTTCCACAAGGCGGGCCTGAAGGCCGGCGGCACGGACAACGGCGGCGCCGGCCCGCGCGCCGACTACAGCCCGACCTACTACGCGGCCTTCCTGATCGACCCCGACGGCAACAACGTCGAGGCAGTCTGCCCCTGA
- a CDS encoding GFA family protein, with protein sequence MKKTYNGSCHCGKVRFQALIDLAAGTGKCNCSICMKSRGWGAIVKPEDFTLLSGEEDLSSYQFASRSAEHLFCKTCGIKSFGRGNVPEIGGAYVSVNVSCLDDATLEELSTAPVRYMDGRNNNWFEVPAEVRYL encoded by the coding sequence ATGAAGAAGACATACAACGGCAGCTGCCACTGCGGCAAGGTTCGCTTCCAGGCCCTGATCGACCTCGCCGCGGGCACCGGCAAATGCAATTGCTCGATCTGCATGAAGTCCCGCGGCTGGGGCGCGATCGTCAAGCCGGAAGACTTCACGCTCCTCTCGGGCGAAGAAGACCTCTCGAGCTACCAATTCGCCTCGCGCAGCGCCGAGCACCTGTTCTGCAAGACCTGCGGCATCAAGTCGTTCGGGCGCGGCAACGTGCCCGAGATCGGCGGCGCGTATGTCAGCGTGAACGTGAGCTGCCTGGACGACGCGACGCTGGAAGAGCTTTCGACCGCACCGGTGCGCTACATGGACGGGCGCAACAACAACTGGTTCGAGGTGCCGGCCGAGGTGCGCTACCTCTGA
- a CDS encoding SRPBCC family protein, which produces MATIYKEFTVEADVAQVWDALRDFGAVHTRLAPGFLTDCKLDGQGARIVSFANGLVARELLVGIDEANRRLAYTVTDGKASHHQASAQVFADGEGRARFVWITDVLPDEFAAYVEPMMVKGGEAMKKTLEKQRE; this is translated from the coding sequence ATGGCCACCATCTACAAGGAATTCACCGTCGAGGCCGATGTGGCGCAGGTGTGGGATGCGCTGCGTGACTTCGGCGCCGTCCACACGCGCCTCGCGCCCGGCTTCCTCACGGACTGCAAGCTGGACGGGCAGGGCGCTCGCATCGTCAGCTTTGCCAACGGACTCGTCGCACGCGAACTGCTGGTGGGCATCGACGAGGCGAACCGCCGGCTGGCCTACACCGTCACCGATGGCAAGGCGAGCCACCACCAGGCATCCGCGCAGGTGTTTGCGGACGGCGAAGGCCGCGCGCGCTTCGTGTGGATCACCGACGTGCTGCCCGACGAATTCGCCGCCTACGTCGAGCCGATGATGGTGAAGGGCGGCGAGGCGATGAAAAAGACGTTGGAGAAACAACGCGAATGA
- a CDS encoding Do family serine endopeptidase, with product MNTRLTSPRALVIALASAGVIGAVGAGAYTSAVSAPTNATPIAAAPAMVTLPDFSTITSRDGPAVVNISVTGTMKASDDEAAAEIQGIDPDDPMFQFFRRFQGQMGPRGQQQQQRDVPVRAQGSGFIVDPSGIIITNAHVVKDAKEVTVKLTDRREYRAKVLGADAKTDIAVLKIDAKNLPVLALGNTKDLKVGEWVLAIGSPFGFENTVTAGVVSAKGRSLPDDSYVPFIQTDVAVNPGNSGGPLLNTRGEVVGINSQIYSRSGGYQGVSFAIPIDVAVQVKDQIVATGKASHARLGVAVQEVNQAFADSFKLDKPEGALVSNIEKGGPGDKAGLKAGDVIRKVDGQAIVSSGDLPAVIGQQAPGKKVTLEVWRQGERQELQAKLGDASDKPAQVAKADTGAGQGKLGLALRPLQPQEKREAGVDTGLLIEDAAGPSAQAGVQAGDVLLAINGTPAQSLEQVREVVAKATNKSVALLIQRGEDKIFVPVRIG from the coding sequence ATGAACACCCGCCTGACTTCCCCTCGCGCCCTGGTGATCGCCCTGGCAAGCGCCGGCGTGATCGGCGCCGTCGGTGCCGGCGCCTACACCAGCGCCGTGAGCGCCCCGACCAATGCCACCCCCATCGCCGCGGCCCCCGCGATGGTGACGCTGCCCGACTTCTCGACCATCACCTCGCGCGACGGCCCCGCCGTGGTCAACATCAGCGTGACCGGCACCATGAAGGCCTCGGACGACGAAGCCGCGGCCGAGATCCAGGGCATCGATCCCGACGATCCGATGTTCCAGTTCTTCCGCCGGTTCCAGGGCCAGATGGGCCCGCGCGGCCAGCAGCAACAACAACGCGACGTGCCGGTGCGCGCGCAGGGCTCGGGCTTCATCGTCGACCCGAGCGGCATCATCATCACCAACGCCCACGTCGTGAAGGACGCGAAGGAAGTCACCGTCAAGCTGACCGACCGCCGCGAATACCGCGCCAAGGTGCTCGGCGCCGATGCCAAGACCGACATCGCCGTGCTCAAGATCGATGCGAAGAACCTGCCCGTGCTTGCGCTGGGCAACACCAAGGACCTGAAGGTCGGCGAATGGGTGCTGGCCATCGGCTCGCCGTTCGGCTTCGAGAACACGGTGACGGCCGGCGTCGTGAGCGCCAAGGGCCGTTCGCTGCCCGACGACAGCTACGTGCCCTTCATCCAGACCGACGTGGCGGTGAACCCCGGCAACTCCGGCGGCCCGCTGCTCAACACGCGTGGCGAGGTGGTCGGCATCAATTCGCAGATCTACAGCCGCAGCGGCGGCTACCAGGGCGTGTCGTTCGCGATCCCGATCGATGTCGCCGTGCAGGTGAAGGACCAGATCGTCGCGACCGGCAAGGCTTCGCATGCGCGCCTGGGCGTCGCGGTGCAGGAAGTGAACCAGGCCTTCGCCGATTCCTTCAAGCTCGACAAGCCCGAAGGCGCGCTGGTCTCGAACATCGAGAAGGGCGGCCCCGGCGACAAGGCGGGCCTCAAGGCGGGCGACGTGATCCGCAAGGTCGACGGCCAGGCCATCGTCTCTTCGGGCGACCTGCCCGCGGTGATCGGCCAGCAGGCGCCGGGCAAGAAGGTCACGCTCGAAGTGTGGCGCCAGGGCGAGCGGCAGGAGCTGCAGGCCAAGCTCGGCGATGCCAGCGACAAGCCGGCCCAGGTCGCGAAGGCCGACACCGGCGCAGGTCAGGGCAAGCTGGGCCTGGCGTTGCGTCCCCTGCAGCCGCAGGAGAAGCGCGAGGCGGGCGTCGACACCGGCCTCTTGATCGAAGACGCGGCCGGCCCTTCGGCGCAGGCCGGCGTGCAGGCGGGCGATGTGCTGCTGGCCATCAACGGCACCCCGGCCCAGAGCCTGGAGCAGGTGCGCGAGGTGGTGGCGAAGGCGACCAACAAGTCGGTGGCTCTGTTGATCCAGCGCGGCGAAGACAAGATCTTCGTGCCGGTGCGAATCGGCTGA
- the pobA gene encoding 4-hydroxybenzoate 3-monooxygenase, with protein MRTQVAIIGAGPAGLLLGQLLFKAGIDNVIVERQSGDYVLGRIRAGVLEQVTMDLLARAGVDARARTEGLPHEGIELLFKGARHRIDMHGLTGGKQVTVYGQTEVTRDLMEARAAEGLATIYSAANVSLHDFDSSKPRVRYEKDGQTHEIECDFIAGCDGYHGVSRASVPADAIQTYEKVYPFGWLGVLADVPPVSHELIYANTERGFALCSMRSATRSRYYVQVPTEERVENWSDEAFWNELRARLDPEARERLVTGPSLEKSIAPLRSFVAEPMRFGALFLAGDAAHIVPPTGAKGLNLATADVGYLSRAFEIFYGEKSASALDRYSDLCLRRVWKAERFSWWFTSLMHRFPETGAFGQKIQEAELDYLVHSHAASTALAENYVGLPLEDF; from the coding sequence ATGCGCACCCAGGTCGCGATCATCGGCGCGGGCCCCGCCGGCCTTCTGCTCGGTCAACTGCTTTTCAAGGCGGGGATCGACAACGTCATCGTCGAACGCCAGAGCGGCGACTACGTGCTGGGCCGCATCCGCGCCGGCGTGCTCGAACAGGTGACGATGGACCTGCTGGCACGCGCCGGTGTCGATGCACGCGCCCGCACCGAAGGTCTGCCGCACGAAGGCATCGAACTGCTGTTCAAGGGCGCGCGGCATCGCATCGACATGCACGGCCTCACCGGCGGCAAGCAGGTCACCGTCTACGGTCAGACCGAAGTGACGCGCGACCTGATGGAAGCGCGCGCCGCCGAGGGCCTTGCAACCATCTACAGCGCCGCGAACGTGAGCCTGCACGACTTCGATTCAAGCAAGCCGCGCGTGCGCTACGAGAAAGACGGCCAGACGCACGAGATCGAATGCGACTTCATCGCCGGCTGCGACGGCTACCACGGCGTGAGCCGCGCGAGTGTGCCGGCCGATGCGATCCAGACCTACGAGAAGGTCTACCCCTTCGGCTGGCTCGGCGTGCTGGCCGACGTGCCGCCGGTGTCGCATGAACTCATCTATGCGAACACCGAGCGCGGCTTCGCGCTGTGCAGCATGCGCAGCGCCACGCGCTCGCGCTACTACGTGCAGGTGCCGACCGAAGAACGTGTCGAGAACTGGAGCGACGAGGCCTTCTGGAACGAACTGCGCGCTCGGCTCGACCCCGAGGCCCGCGAGCGGCTGGTGACCGGTCCGTCGCTGGAAAAAAGCATCGCGCCGCTGCGCAGTTTCGTCGCCGAGCCGATGCGCTTCGGTGCGCTGTTCCTGGCGGGCGATGCGGCGCACATCGTGCCGCCGACCGGTGCCAAGGGGCTGAACCTCGCGACGGCCGATGTGGGTTATCTCTCGCGTGCGTTCGAGATCTTCTATGGCGAGAAGTCAGCCTCGGCGCTCGATCGCTATTCGGATTTGTGCCTGCGTCGCGTCTGGAAGGCCGAGCGCTTCTCGTGGTGGTTCACCTCGTTGATGCACCGCTTTCCCGAGACCGGCGCCTTCGGCCAGAAGATCCAGGAAGCCGAACTCGACTACCTCGTGCATTCGCACGCGGCCTCCACCGCGCTGGCGGAAAACTACGTGGGGCTGCCGCTCGAAGACTTCTGA
- a CDS encoding response regulator transcription factor, whose amino-acid sequence MRLLLLEDDVMIGEAVLDLLRAEQYAVDWVKDGEAAESALRTQQYDLVLLDLGVPRRDGLEVLRSLRARKQRMPVLIATARDSVQQRIEGLDAGADDYVLKPYDLDELLARIRALLRRAAGRAEPVYEHMGVSINPATREVTVAGQPVVLSAREWAVLEPLLARPGMVLSRAQLEEKLYSWKDEISSNAVEVYVHGLRKKLGAEFIRNVRGVGYMVPKV is encoded by the coding sequence ATGCGACTCCTGCTTCTCGAAGACGACGTGATGATCGGCGAGGCCGTGCTCGACCTGCTGCGCGCCGAGCAATACGCGGTGGACTGGGTGAAGGACGGCGAGGCCGCCGAGTCGGCCCTGCGCACCCAGCAGTACGACCTGGTGCTGCTCGACCTGGGCGTGCCGCGCCGCGATGGCCTGGAGGTGTTGCGCAGCCTGCGCGCCCGCAAGCAGCGCATGCCGGTGCTGATCGCCACCGCGCGCGACTCGGTGCAGCAGCGCATCGAAGGGCTCGATGCCGGCGCCGACGACTACGTGCTCAAGCCCTACGACCTCGATGAGCTGCTGGCCCGCATCCGCGCCTTGCTGCGCCGGGCGGCCGGGCGCGCCGAGCCGGTGTACGAGCACATGGGCGTGAGCATCAATCCCGCCACGCGCGAGGTCACGGTGGCCGGGCAGCCGGTGGTGCTGTCGGCGCGCGAATGGGCGGTGCTGGAGCCGCTGCTGGCGCGTCCGGGCATGGTGCTCTCGCGCGCCCAGCTCGAGGAAAAGCTCTACAGCTGGAAGGACGAGATCAGCAGCAACGCGGTCGAGGTCTACGTGCACGGCCTGCGCAAGAAGCTCGGCGCCGAATTCATCCGCAACGTCCGCGGCGTCGGCTACATGGTGCCGAAGGTATGA
- a CDS encoding nuclear transport factor 2 family protein encodes MSSPSPASSEIHAVVQRYADAWAANDLKAIFDCYHDEVVFHYFGQSPLAGTHRGKAACLAVLKQVKEKTNRRLAAIRDVLAGERFGLIVAIEQFEHEGRAFELERLLRYAVKDGKLSECWVYDEDQRQVDEVLGLVTSQKSSSGSPT; translated from the coding sequence ATGAGCAGTCCATCACCTGCTTCGAGCGAGATCCACGCGGTCGTCCAGCGCTATGCGGACGCCTGGGCCGCCAACGACCTGAAGGCCATCTTCGACTGCTACCACGACGAGGTTGTCTTCCACTATTTCGGGCAGAGCCCGCTCGCGGGCACGCACCGCGGCAAGGCGGCCTGCCTTGCCGTCCTCAAGCAGGTGAAGGAGAAAACGAACCGCCGGCTGGCCGCGATCCGCGACGTGCTGGCCGGTGAGCGCTTCGGGCTGATCGTCGCCATCGAACAGTTCGAGCACGAAGGCCGAGCCTTCGAATTGGAGCGCCTGCTGCGCTATGCGGTGAAGGACGGCAAGCTCTCGGAGTGCTGGGTCTACGACGAAGACCAGCGGCAGGTCGACGAGGTACTGGGCCTCGTCACCTCTCAGAAGTCTTCGAGCGGCAGCCCCACGTAG
- a CDS encoding RNA polymerase sigma factor, whose amino-acid sequence MPDSIKASLRALFLARYAQFRKHLQIRLGSEDLANDALQEAYLRVESANVRSAVRFPSAYLFRIALNVAEDQRKSNSRLLSVGEVEALYDMADEMADPARGAEARSELEALERALAELPRRRRAIVLAARVDEMPHKEIAARYGVSARTVEKELRAGLEHCCERLGRDFIQRFGPGAGKQSERDDS is encoded by the coding sequence ATGCCCGATTCGATCAAGGCCTCGCTGCGCGCGCTGTTCCTCGCGCGCTACGCCCAGTTCAGGAAGCACCTGCAGATCCGCCTGGGCTCGGAGGACCTGGCCAACGACGCGCTGCAGGAGGCCTACCTGCGCGTGGAGAGCGCCAACGTGCGCAGCGCGGTGCGATTTCCCTCGGCGTACCTGTTTCGCATCGCGCTCAACGTGGCGGAAGACCAGCGCAAGAGCAATTCGCGGCTGTTGAGCGTGGGCGAGGTCGAGGCGCTCTACGACATGGCCGACGAGATGGCCGACCCGGCGCGCGGCGCCGAGGCCCGCAGCGAGCTGGAGGCATTGGAGCGCGCGCTGGCCGAGCTGCCGCGCCGCCGCCGCGCCATCGTGCTGGCCGCGCGCGTGGACGAGATGCCCCACAAGGAAATTGCCGCGCGCTACGGCGTTTCGGCGCGCACGGTCGAGAAGGAACTGCGCGCGGGCCTGGAGCATTGCTGCGAGAGATTGGGGAGAGATTTCATCCAGCGCTTCGGTCCCGGCGCCGGAAAACAGTCTGAGCGTGATGACAGCTGA
- a CDS encoding YafY family protein produces MLSASARLIRLLSLFQAQRSWTGAGLAERLEITERTLRRDVDRLRTLGYTVDSTSGVAGGYRLGAGAALPPLLLEDEEAIAVALGLGNPSDGKGDIENASMRALAKLEQLMPPRLRKRLDSVRASVVPLARGKSEVRLKAVTLFAEACTDRAELRFDYRDHHAKATARTVEPHRVVQSGQRWYLLAWDTARDDWRTFRLDRIVAPAPTGARFTPRRLPHGDVAAYMEQALRISPYLHHARIVVHAPVKALEAHLGWVGGVPEAIDDETTRIATAANSLDALAVWLGCLGHDFEVESPKELVEHIARVAVRLGKAAGKPRGTGTSAARTPA; encoded by the coding sequence ATGCTGTCTGCCTCCGCACGCCTGATCCGGCTTCTTTCCCTGTTCCAGGCCCAACGTTCCTGGACGGGCGCCGGGCTGGCCGAACGGCTCGAGATCACCGAGCGCACGCTGCGCCGCGATGTCGACCGGCTGCGCACCCTGGGCTACACCGTCGACTCGACCTCGGGCGTGGCCGGTGGCTACCGGCTGGGCGCGGGCGCCGCCCTGCCCCCGCTGCTGCTCGAAGACGAGGAGGCCATCGCGGTGGCGCTGGGCCTCGGCAATCCGAGCGACGGCAAGGGCGACATCGAGAACGCCTCGATGCGCGCCCTCGCCAAGCTCGAGCAGCTGATGCCGCCGCGATTGCGCAAGCGGCTCGACAGCGTGCGCGCGTCAGTGGTGCCGCTCGCGCGCGGCAAATCGGAAGTGCGGTTGAAGGCGGTCACGCTGTTCGCCGAAGCCTGCACCGACCGGGCCGAGCTGCGCTTCGACTACCGCGACCACCACGCGAAGGCGACCGCGCGCACAGTGGAGCCCCATCGGGTGGTGCAGTCGGGCCAGCGCTGGTATCTGCTGGCGTGGGACACGGCGCGCGACGACTGGCGCACCTTTCGCCTCGACCGAATCGTGGCGCCCGCGCCGACCGGCGCGCGCTTCACGCCGCGCAGGCTGCCGCACGGCGATGTCGCGGCCTACATGGAACAGGCGCTGCGGATCTCGCCCTACCTGCACCACGCGCGCATCGTGGTGCATGCGCCCGTCAAGGCGCTCGAGGCGCACCTGGGATGGGTGGGCGGCGTGCCGGAGGCGATCGACGACGAGACGACACGGATCGCGACCGCGGCCAACTCGCTCGACGCGCTGGCCGTGTGGCTGGGTTGCCTCGGGCACGACTTCGAGGTCGAGTCGCCGAAGGAGCTGGTCGAACACATTGCGCGCGTTGCCGTGCGCCTGGGCAAGGCGGCAGGCAAGCCGCGTGGGACGGGCACTAGCGCAGCGCGAACGCCAGCGTGA
- a CDS encoding FecR domain-containing protein — MKTLQREAGAWVVRLGSQQATEEDAQAFRRWCAQSRAHADAFVRAREVWQAMAPAALRVQQEDRRQGERTMHARQPVAGRRAFIGGAVAASVAYLAVRPPLQLWPSVTEWGADYRTATGEQREVAMADGVVLQMNTQTRVNVLRTAESGEGIELLAGEAEIATQASASARVTVSAADGVVSAVRARFNIRHTDGEVCVTCLAGEVEVARGAQRVALDEGRQLSYGAAGMGAAVPVDTGAVTAWRRRLLVFEQVPLAQVVAEVNRYRHGRLILTSEALGRSLVQASFSIDRLDDVASLVREAYGAEVTQLPGGIVLLGQAKA; from the coding sequence ATGAAGACCCTGCAACGCGAGGCCGGGGCCTGGGTCGTGCGGCTCGGCTCGCAGCAGGCGACGGAAGAAGACGCGCAGGCCTTCAGGCGCTGGTGCGCGCAAAGCCGCGCCCACGCGGACGCGTTCGTGCGGGCGCGCGAGGTGTGGCAGGCGATGGCGCCCGCCGCGCTGCGCGTGCAGCAGGAAGATCGCCGGCAGGGCGAGCGGACGATGCATGCGCGCCAGCCCGTCGCGGGCCGCCGCGCCTTCATCGGCGGCGCGGTGGCCGCGTCGGTCGCCTACCTTGCGGTGCGCCCGCCGCTGCAGCTGTGGCCTTCCGTCACGGAGTGGGGCGCGGACTACCGTACCGCCACCGGCGAGCAGCGTGAAGTGGCAATGGCCGATGGGGTGGTGCTGCAGATGAACACGCAGACCCGGGTCAATGTGCTGCGCACTGCCGAGAGCGGCGAGGGCATCGAGCTCCTGGCCGGCGAGGCCGAGATCGCCACGCAGGCCTCGGCATCCGCGCGCGTCACCGTCTCGGCCGCCGATGGCGTGGTGTCGGCGGTGCGCGCGCGCTTCAACATCCGACACACCGACGGAGAGGTCTGCGTCACCTGCCTGGCCGGCGAGGTCGAGGTGGCCCGCGGCGCGCAGCGCGTGGCGCTCGACGAGGGCCGGCAACTGAGCTATGGCGCCGCGGGCATGGGCGCCGCCGTGCCGGTCGACACCGGCGCGGTCACGGCCTGGCGCCGGCGGCTGCTGGTGTTCGAGCAGGTGCCGCTCGCGCAGGTGGTGGCCGAGGTCAACCGCTACCGGCACGGCCGGCTCATCCTCACCAGCGAGGCGCTCGGCCGCAGCCTGGTGCAGGCGAGCTTTTCCATCGACCGGCTCGACGACGTGGCCTCGCTCGTGCGCGAGGCCTACGGCGCCGAGGTCACGCAGTTGCCCGGCGGCATCGTGCTGCTCGGGCAGGCGAAGGCGTGA
- a CDS encoding ATP-binding protein, with protein sequence MTRSLTGSLRARLLWFLLAAIVLAAGAQALVAYRTVLHEADDIFDYHMQQMAMSLRSGLPPSAAVGGIGGGEQNFDFVVQVWTADGVRVFESADQAALPQLAVLGFADVRARGTTYRVFSMQTRGLVIQVAQDMAARRSMAGTLALRTIAPVALMAPLLMLVVWWVVSRSLAPVARVRKQVASRQADDLSPVSEEGLPEEVRPLVQELNLLFGRVRHAFDAQKHFVADAAHELRSPLAALKLQVQGLQRAPDDAARDLAVSRLVAGIDRSTRLVEQMLALARHEASMAAGAKPEPVDLAEVARLAISDAVAGAQARRIDIGVAHADAAVVEGQPEALRMLLRNLLDNAVKYTPEEGRVDIGIVKLGDAIELSVDDSGPGLPEAERERVLDRFYRSGEPQAPGSGLGLAIVKSIADLHGATVTLEKSPSLGGLRVRVVFAPSPSGRGLG encoded by the coding sequence ATGACGCGGAGCCTGACCGGATCGCTGCGCGCGCGCCTCCTGTGGTTCCTGCTCGCAGCCATCGTGCTGGCCGCGGGCGCGCAGGCCCTCGTCGCCTACCGCACGGTGCTGCACGAGGCCGACGACATCTTCGATTACCACATGCAGCAGATGGCGATGTCGCTGCGCTCGGGCCTGCCGCCCAGCGCGGCGGTCGGTGGCATCGGCGGCGGCGAGCAGAACTTCGACTTCGTGGTGCAGGTGTGGACCGCCGACGGCGTGCGCGTCTTCGAATCCGCCGACCAGGCCGCGCTGCCGCAGCTCGCGGTGCTGGGCTTTGCCGACGTGCGTGCGCGCGGCACCACGTACCGCGTGTTCTCGATGCAGACGCGCGGCCTCGTGATCCAGGTGGCGCAGGACATGGCGGCGCGGCGCAGCATGGCCGGCACGCTGGCGCTGCGCACCATCGCGCCGGTGGCGCTGATGGCGCCGCTCCTGATGCTGGTCGTATGGTGGGTCGTGAGCCGGTCGCTCGCGCCGGTGGCCCGCGTGAGGAAACAGGTGGCGTCGCGACAGGCCGACGATCTCTCGCCGGTGAGCGAGGAAGGCCTGCCCGAGGAGGTGCGCCCGCTGGTGCAGGAGCTTAACCTGCTGTTCGGCCGTGTGCGCCATGCCTTCGATGCGCAGAAGCACTTCGTCGCCGATGCCGCGCACGAATTGCGTTCACCGCTCGCGGCATTGAAGCTGCAGGTGCAGGGCCTGCAGCGCGCGCCGGACGATGCGGCGCGCGACCTCGCGGTGAGCCGCCTTGTCGCGGGCATCGACCGCTCGACGCGGCTGGTCGAGCAGATGCTCGCGCTGGCCCGGCACGAGGCCAGCATGGCGGCCGGCGCGAAGCCGGAGCCGGTCGATCTCGCCGAGGTCGCGCGCCTCGCGATCTCGGATGCTGTGGCGGGCGCGCAGGCACGGCGCATCGACATCGGCGTGGCGCATGCCGATGCCGCGGTGGTCGAGGGCCAGCCCGAGGCGCTGCGCATGCTGCTGCGCAACCTGCTCGACAACGCGGTCAAGTACACGCCTGAAGAGGGCCGCGTCGACATCGGCATCGTGAAGCTCGGCGACGCGATCGAACTCAGCGTGGACGACAGCGGCCCCGGGCTGCCCGAGGCGGAGCGCGAACGCGTGCTCGACCGCTTCTACCGTTCGGGCGAACCGCAGGCGCCGGGCAGCGGGCTGGGGCTGGCCATCGTCAAGTCGATTGCCGACCTGCACGGCGCCACGGTGACGCTGGAAAAGTCCCCCAGCCTCGGCGGGCTGCGCGTGCGAGTCGTATTCGCTCCCTCTCCCTCCGGGAGAGGGCTGGGGTGA